A genomic stretch from Anopheles nili chromosome X, idAnoNiliSN_F5_01, whole genome shotgun sequence includes:
- the LOC128728468 gene encoding protein artichoke, whose protein sequence is MQRGTNGAGARGWLLVVCVLLVQLVSLGQMEELQLRSSGGGTTRFRGGASDSSSKGRQQNGPASLYAVNDIECPSFAENSACPCYKFEDGIFLECPGITFAALRSTLQVISSPIQSLSVYDFDRTVKSLTVDLFQGATLSGSVPSAESVVGANVSIRHLQFSHSSLQQLKQNSLLPLRAHLESLSIINGKLTQVPSKALMGLKKLMVLDLDSNEIGALEEYAFHGLHLVKLNLKSNQIERVPTHALAGLEESLAELDLSENRLRQFPTLALRRLDNLRLVRLSMNEIASLEPDDTYTRFGSLSFLDLSLNNFVELYADIFGAFPHLKTLSLYNNFLETLHRDAFVSLHELQSLDLSHNRIVYLDPALFAANRRLHTVDLSRNHVHYVSGVFANLPVLREVFLSENNLLELTDDCFANSTGVKVLYLEHNALQRLDGDALASLNGLEQLYLSHNLLEKIPTRFFEATPELTSLALDANALVELDERLFARQAKLQDLRLNGNRLRQIHAALFAPAADLMELHLQDNELRVIERGALRGCSQLQYVNLQDNELDELDAVFAGGPHSPAHSPLMAVTTHGKVISTKGDGPDELSSGPSESALLSIQLSGNALKHLHPNAFRGQTSVQMVWLEHNQLRSLDRALFSETVHLEKLHLRNNSLLALEPGTFDALGRLEMLDLSRNRLSDLQPDLFRGLAGLEELYLAYNLLGALRANVFGALRALRTLDLSHNNLQVLGADALQPGLPVTNVNLRGCNLTRIEPGAFRGLANLAELTLEENELPASELRQLDASPVRTLRLSANNLSAVREGLLERLASLQVLELARCAISDLPAGLLQRNVNLARLDLSDNELRALRRGAFAGLHVFKELRLHGNRLVDFPHLALLNVSTLEVLALSRNQLTVIDFYKLSGLPNLRTLDLHANSITTVGGFTAGTLPHLDTLDLSGNLLLALPENFFKHSVSLQRVDLALNRFGRIPNLALSEASLARLAWLNLTGNPLQRISADADQQRFPHLRELVICRTNLSIVTSKDFELYPAVQRLHLSHNRINRISPGAFVALANLQLLDLSVNELELLPKERLQGLRLLETLNLSTNSIRELDEFAQDLQKLRVLDASANQLERIHKNALRHLGALQELYLNGNRLVAVASDAFRTLRALTTLDLRKNYFEYAPLRALKPLETHLQQLRLEDNPLVCSCDTQELWEWLSDHRKWARGYDNVRCEQPAEAQGKLLLTMEPQEFCDVPLILKIAIQDIQPYSVLVSWQSREHSGLHGYHIIYHSLDAVEDIRGKTMNRSSNSAKLNWLSSNTRYLICVLGLGSWLTYHSDINSLLNQSNQLQNQILNSGSAVHSGYANGDLDASLSNTLLSLMMDTPTSRCTEVRTLDSIGPNPLAEADGMSGRSIIHSILTRRLGLIVGCCLGIVVFIVLISVLGWLKIKKQRLEAAKRQQQPHQPEFISYRHFSIPNDEHGRDGVAGGGGGGAGGGVALLDGHPSFISGAILGTTTTMNGGGGGGPDEHKKLFLTDS, encoded by the exons ATGCAACGTGGGACCAATGGAGCTGGGGCCCGTGGGTGGCtgttggtggtgtgcgtgctGCTCGTACAGCTTGTCAGCCTCGGTCAGATGGAGGAGTTGCAGTTGCGCAGCTCCGGTGGAGGCACAACTCGGTTCCGAGGTGGTGCTTCTGATTCGTCGTCAAAAGGTCGGCAACAGAATGGTCCTGCCTCGCTGTACGCTGTCAACGATATCGAGTGTCCTAGCTTTGCGGAAAATTCCGCCTGCCCGTGCTACAAGTTCGAGGATG GCATTTTTCTGGAGTGCCCTGGAATCACGTTCGCTGCCCTTCGTTCGACGCTGCAGGTTATCTCGTCGCCTATCCAGTCGCTGTCGGTGTATGACTTCGATCGGACGGTGAAGTCGCTCACTGTTGACCTGTTTCAGGGAGCCACGTTGTCGGGAAGCGTTCCAAGTGCAGAGTCCGTTGTTGGCGCCAATGTTAGTATTCGGCATCTGCAATTCTCCCACTCGAGTTTGCAGCAGCTCAAGCAGAACAGTCTGTTACCGCTACGTGCTCATCTCGAGAGCTTGAGCATCATCAACGGGAAGCTCACACAG GTGCCTTCAAAGGCGCTCATGGGATTGAAGAAGCTGATGGTGTTAGATCTCGACTCGAACGAGATCGGAGCGCTCGAGGAGTACGCGTTTCACGGCCTACACCTGGTGAAGCTGAATCTGAAAAGTAACCAGATCGAGCGGGTTCCAACGCATGCTCTTGCTGGTCTGGAAGAGTCACTTGCTGAGCTAGACCTGTCCGAGAATCGGTTGCGTCAGTTCCCGACACTGGCACTACGTCGACTCGATAACCTACGGCTGGTGCGGTTGTCGATGAATGAAATCGCCTCGCTCGAACCAGACGATACCTACACTCGTTTTGGATCACTGTCGTTCCTTGACTTGAGCCTCAATAATTTCGTCGAACTGTATGCAGACATCTTTGGGGCGTTTCCGCACCTAAAAACGCTCTCTCTGTACAACAACTTCCTCGAAACACTGCACCGAGACGCGTTTGTGTCCCTGCACGAGCTGCAGTCGTTGGATCTGAGTCACAATCGGATTGTTTATCTCGATCCAGCGTTGTTTGCCGCAAATCGACGTCTGCACACGGTAGACCTGAGTCGGAATCATGTACACTACGTGAGTGGGGTGTTTGCAAACCTTCCGGTATTGCGTGAGGTGTTCTTGAGCGAGAACAACTTGCTGGAGTTGACGGACGACTGTTTCGCGAACTCCACCGGTGTTAAGGTGCTGTACCTAGAGCACAATGCGCTCCAGAGGTTAGATGGTGATGCACTTGCTTCACTAAACGGGCTTGAGCAGCTGTACCTTAGCCATAATCTACTCGAGAAGATACCGACGCGTTTCTTCGAAGCAACGCCTGAGTTGACTTCGCTCGCTCTGGACGCGAACGCACTGGTTGAGCTGGATGAGCGACTATTCGCACGACAGGCGAAGTTACAGGACTTACGTCTCAATGGCAACCGTTTGCGGCAAATTCATGCAGCACTGTTCGCACCAGCCGCTGACCTGATGGAGCTACACCTTCAAGACAACGAACTACGGGTGATCGAACGAGGAGCACTTCGAGGTTGTTCACAATTGCAGTACGTAAATCTGCAGGATAATGAGCTGGATGAGCTGGACGCGGTGTTTGCTGGTGGTCCTCATTCACCAGCTCATTCACCACTCATGGCCGTCACTACACACGGGAAGGTGATCAGTACGAAGGGTGATGGACCTGACGAGCTGAGTTCAGGACCTAGTGAGTCAGCGTTACTCTCGATTCAGCTGAGCGGGAACGCGCTTAAACACCTGCACCCGAACGCCTTCCGTGGTCAGACGAGTGTGCAGATGGTGTGGCTTGAGCACAACCAACTACGTTCGCTGGATCGAGCCCTCTTCTCTGAGACGGTGCACCTGGAGAAGCTACACCTGCGCAACAACTCGCTACTGGCCCTCGAACCTGGAACGTTCGACGCGCTTGGGCGCCTCGAGATGCTGGATCTCTCGCGGAATCGGCTCAGCGATCTTCAGCCGGACCTGTTCCGTGGACTTGCAGGACTGGAGGAGTTGTACCTTGCGTATAACCTGCTTGGAGCTTTGAGAGCCAACGTGTTCGGTGCTCTGCGTGCTCTTCGCACGCTTGATCTTAGCCACAATAATTTGCAGGTGCTTGGAGCTGATGCACTACAGCCGGGACTGCCAGTCACGAACGTTAACTTGCGAGGTTGCAACCTCACTCGCATCGAACCGGGTGCGTTCCGAGGACTTGCCAACTTGGCTGAGTTGACGTTGGAAGAGAACGAACTGCCAGCGAGTGAACTGCGTCAGCTCGATGCCAGTCCTGTTCGGACACTGAGGCTAAGCGCCAACAACCTGTCAGCAGTACGAGAAGGTCTACTGGAGCGGCTTGCCTCACTGCAAGTACTTGAGCTAGCACGGTGCGCCATCAGTGATCTACCAGCTGGACTTTTGCAGCGAAATGTCAATCTCGCCCGACTCGATCTTAGCGATAACGAACTGCGAGCGCTGCGTCGTGGTGCATTTGCTGGACTGCATGTATTCAAAGAACTTCGTCTTCATGGTAACCGACTGGTGGATTTTCCTCACCTAGCACTTCTAAACGTGTCCACACTGGAGGTGTTGGCTCTTTCGCGGAACCAACTCACGGTAATCGACTTCTACAAGCTTTCGGGGCTTCCTAACCTGCGTACGTTAGATCTGCACGCTAACAGCATCACGACTGTGGGTGGATTTACAGCTGGTACACTGCCACACCTGGATACACTCGACCTGAGTGGCAACCTGCTACTGGCACTACCAGAGAATTTCTTCAAGCACTCAGTTAGCTTGCAGCGAGTCGACCTtgcactgaaccgatttggaCGCATCCCGAACCTCGCATTATCAGAGGCGTCACTCGCTCGCTTAGCTTGGCTGAACCTCACTGGAAACCCACTACAACGCATCTCAGCTGATGCCGACCAGCAACGTTTTCCCCACCTGCGAGAGCTCGTCATCTGCCGTACAAACCTGTCAATCGTGACCAGCAAAGACTTTGAATTGTACCCGGCCGTCCAACGGCTGCATCTCTCGCACAACCGCATCAACCGGATCTCACCAGGCGCGTTTGTAGCACTTGCCAACTTGCAGCTACTCGACCTGAGCGTCAATGAGCTGGAGTTGCTGCCGAAGGAGCGACTTCAGGGGCTGCGTTTGCTTGAGACGCTCAACCTGTCGACAAACAGCATCCGTGAGCTAGATGAGTTCGCACAAGACTTGCAGAAGCTACGCGTGCTGGACGCATCCGCGAACCAGCTCGAACGAATCCACAAGAATGCGCTGCGGCACCTTGGCGCCTTGCAGGAGCTGTATCTTAACGGAAACCGGCTGGTAGCAGTCGCATCAGATGCCTTCCGGACGTTGCGCGCACTTACAACGCTTGATCTGCGCAAGAACTACTTTGAATATGCACCGCTGAGAGCGCTAAAGCCACTGGAGACGCATCTTCAGCAGCTGAGACTCGAGG ACAACCCGCTCGTCTGCTCGTGCGATACGCAGGAGCTATGGGAATGGCTGAGcgaccaccggaagtgggcccGTGGCTACGACAACGTGCGGTGTGAGCAACCGGCTGAGGCGCAAggcaagctgctgctgacgatgGAACCGCAGGAGTTCTGTGACGTACCGCTCATCCTCAAGATCGCCATCCAGGACATCCAACCGTACTCGGTGCTGGTTTCGTGGCAGAGCCGGGAACACTCCGGCCTTCATGGTTACCACATCATCTACCATTCGCTGGACGCGGTGGAGGAC ATTCGCGGCAAAACAATGAACCGCTCGTCGAACTCAGCAAAGCTGAATTGGTTGTCGTCGAATACGCGCTACCTAATCTGCGTGCTCGGACTCGGCAGTTGGCTGACCTACCATAGCGACATCAACAGCTTGCTGAACCAGTCTAATCAGCTGCAGAACCAGATCCTGAACAGCGGCTCGGCCGTACACAGTGGCTACGCGAATGGTGACTTGGACGCATCCCTTTCGAACACGCTGCTTTCCCTGATGATGGACACACCGACATCTCGCTGTACTGAGGTGCGCACCCTCGACTCAATCGGACCAAACCCACTAGCAGAAGCTGACGGAATGTCCGGACGCAGCATCATCCATTCGATCCTAACGCGTCGGCTCGGGTTGATCGTGGGTTGTTGCCTCGGGATCGTTGTCTTCATCGTGTTGATCTCTGTGTTGGGCTGGCTCAAGATCAAGAAGCAACGGCTCGAGGCGGCTAAACGTCAGCAGCAACCACACCAGCCCGAGTTCATCTCGTACCGGCACTTCTCGATCCCGAATGACGAGCATGGCCGGGATGGggtggccggtggtggtggcggagggGCAGGAGGTGGGGTGGCCTTGTTGGATGGACATCCGTCGTTCATTTCGGGAGCCATCCTTGGtacgacgacaacgatgaatggaggcggtggtggtggcccgGACGAGCATAAGAAGCTTTTCCTCACCGACAGTTGA